A section of the Ranitomeya imitator isolate aRanImi1 chromosome 7, aRanImi1.pri, whole genome shotgun sequence genome encodes:
- the LOC138646155 gene encoding chemerin-like receptor 1, with protein sequence MSLFHGLCYSNADIHLLIEYFESYSSVLKYVNFVMAILICLVGLVGNAIVIFFLGFVMKKHKSKYWFLNLALADFFSLLTLPVHAFSVFKGNWTFGPHICKLFLFSLSANMFASVLILISLNIARVLSVAQPMFHLKFMSRRISFWICALIWIFTIVVSVPVLYYSGEVKIGEVKLCSHIGSKSFDVVVVNNGYNVTNENTTRDILASNIYTKFRPYFEQCSSNKCCGGEEALSLWNHMIATSKMLVVPFLIIGYFIPLGIVIICNITIVVHVRRSKTINTHRLYRMVLIIILVFFITWTPLVIAETVLFIAVLNMNLILMFNVLIFMPLLITLAYSNTCFNPIVYVLTGRRMQTGLSDFISSIRNNIT encoded by the coding sequence ATGTCGTTGTTCCATGGACTCTGTTACTCCAATGCGGATATCCATCTTCTCATAGAATATTTTGAATCTTACTCATCTGTCCTCAAGTACGTCAATTTTGTGATGGCCATCTTGATCTGTCTTGTGGGACTGGTGGGAAATGCAATTGTCATATTTTTTCTTGGATTCGTCATGAAGAAGCACAAGTCTAAATACTGGTTTCTGAATTTGGCCCTCGCTGACTTCTTCTCTCTCCTTACATTACCCGTTCATGCCTTCTCAGTTTTTAAAGGCAACTGGACTTTCGGGCCACACATTTGTAAactgtttcttttttctttatctGCTAATATGTTTGCCAGTGTTTTAATTCTTATCTCCCTAAATATTGCCAGAGTGTTGTCTGTAGCTCAGCCAATGTTCCACCTCAAATTCATGTCCCGACGCATTTCTTTTTGGATCTGTGCTTTAATCTGGATTTTCACGATAGTGGTCAGTGTCCCAGTGCTTTACTATAGTGGTGAGGTGAAAATTGGAGAAGTCAAACTATGCAGTCACATTGGCAGTAAAAGCTTTGATGTTGTAGTGGTCAACAATGGATATAATGTGACTAATGAGAACACTACAAGAGACATTTTAGCCTCTAACATCTACACAAAGTTTCGACCCTACTTTGAACAGTGCTCATCCAACAAATGTTGTGGTGGTGAGGAGGCGCTTAGTTTGTGGAATCATATGATAGCTACGTCTAAGATGTTGGTGGTTCCTTTCCTAATCATTGGATATTTTATTCCCCTTGGTATTGTAATAATTTGTAATATAACCATAGTTGTGCATGTGAGAAGATCCAAGACCATAAATACTCACAGGCTCTATCGAATGGTCCTAATTATCATTCTGGTGTTTTTTATAACTTGGACCCCATTGGTCATCGCAGAGACTGTGTTATTCATCGCTGTTCTCAATATGAACCTCATACTCATGTTCAATGTCCTCATATTCATGCCGCTCTTGATCACCCTTGCCTATTCAAATACCTGCTTCAACCCAATTGTTTATGTGTTGACCGGTAGGAGGATGCAAACGGGACTTTCAGATTTCATAAGCAGCATCAGAAATAACATCACATAA